Proteins encoded by one window of uncultured Sunxiuqinia sp.:
- the atpH gene encoding ATP synthase F1 subunit delta, whose product MDHSKIAVRYAKAFFSLGKEKKLLDKLKKDMSVIAHLTEDSGEFLLLLRSPVIKTSQKVKLLKTIFEQKVTEQTLNFIILIAENKREAHVPSICRNFLELYRKEQGIKTATITSAISLRKDIILQIQKKLEREFNTKIELGERVNSDLIGGFVLRVDDRQIDASIATQLRKVKENLLQTEINK is encoded by the coding sequence ATGGATCATAGCAAAATAGCAGTTCGTTACGCAAAAGCATTTTTTAGTTTGGGCAAAGAGAAAAAACTCCTTGATAAACTGAAAAAAGATATGAGCGTGATTGCACATTTGACTGAAGACAGTGGTGAATTTCTTTTACTTCTCCGAAGTCCTGTCATCAAAACTTCACAAAAAGTAAAATTGCTAAAAACAATTTTCGAACAAAAGGTCACCGAGCAAACCCTGAATTTTATAATCCTTATTGCTGAAAATAAACGCGAAGCACATGTCCCCAGTATTTGCCGTAACTTCTTGGAACTATATCGTAAGGAACAAGGCATTAAAACAGCTACAATTACCAGCGCAATTTCGTTGCGGAAGGATATTATCTTACAAATACAAAAGAAACTGGAAAGAGAATTCAACACAAAAATTGAATTGGGAGAACGAGTAAATAGCGACCTTATTGGTGGATTTGTCTTGAGAGTAGACGACCGTCAAATTGATGCAAGCATTGCCACGCAATTGCGCAAGGTTAAAGAGAACCTATTACAAACAGAAATCAACAAGTAA
- the tsf gene encoding translation elongation factor Ts, whose protein sequence is MAISAADVMKLRKATGAGMMDCKNALADANGDFDAAVQIIREKGKLVANKRSDREASEGAALAGVSENGKFGAIVVLNCETDFVAKNEDFVKKTKSFLDAAIANKPADLDALKALELDGRSIESHVTEQTGVIGEKIEISLYGKIEAESVVPYIHPGNKLATLVGFNKGGVDTQVMRDVAMQVAAMNPVAVDKSDVSQDVIDKELEIAKEKFRQEGKPEAMLDKIAQGSLNKFFKENTLLNQAFVKDNKQTVKDYLKSVDGDLTVTEFIRFTLAE, encoded by the coding sequence ATGGCAATTTCTGCTGCAGATGTAATGAAGTTGCGTAAAGCAACTGGTGCCGGCATGATGGACTGTAAAAATGCCCTTGCCGACGCAAATGGCGACTTTGATGCCGCTGTACAAATTATCCGCGAAAAGGGTAAATTAGTAGCCAATAAACGTTCTGATCGTGAAGCATCTGAAGGTGCTGCACTGGCTGGCGTAAGTGAAAATGGTAAATTTGGAGCAATTGTAGTTCTTAACTGCGAAACTGATTTTGTTGCAAAAAACGAAGATTTCGTTAAGAAAACAAAGTCGTTTTTGGATGCTGCTATCGCAAACAAACCTGCTGATCTGGATGCTTTGAAAGCATTGGAGCTTGATGGTCGTTCAATTGAATCACACGTAACTGAGCAAACCGGGGTAATTGGCGAAAAAATCGAGATATCACTCTACGGTAAAATCGAAGCTGAATCAGTTGTTCCTTATATTCACCCAGGTAATAAACTAGCAACTTTAGTTGGTTTCAACAAAGGCGGTGTTGATACTCAGGTGATGAGAGATGTAGCTATGCAAGTCGCTGCAATGAACCCGGTTGCCGTTGACAAAAGTGATGTTTCTCAGGATGTTATTGATAAAGAATTGGAAATTGCAAAGGAAAAATTTCGTCAGGAAGGAAAACCGGAAGCAATGCTTGATAAAATTGCTCAAGGTTCTTTAAACAAATTCTTCAAAGAAAACACGCTATTGAATCAGGCGTTTGTTAAAGACAACAAACAAACTGTGAAAGATTACCTAAAATCAGTTGATGGTGATTTGACAGTAACTGAGTTTATTCGTTTTACACTTGCGGAGTAA
- the rpsI gene encoding 30S ribosomal protein S9, with protein MEVVNTLGRRKSAVARTYISEGKGNVTINKRDLKEYFPNGTLQYIVMQPLNLLGVADQYDVKVNLDGGGIKGQAEALRLAISRALIEIDPEARAVLKQAGFLTRDPREVERKKPGQPKARKRFQFSKR; from the coding sequence ATGGAAGTAGTAAATACCCTAGGACGTAGAAAATCTGCCGTTGCTCGTACATACATAAGCGAGGGCAAAGGAAATGTTACCATTAACAAAAGGGATTTAAAAGAGTATTTCCCAAATGGAACACTACAATATATTGTTATGCAACCATTAAACTTGCTTGGTGTAGCTGATCAATATGATGTGAAAGTTAATCTTGACGGAGGTGGTATTAAAGGTCAGGCTGAAGCATTGCGTTTAGCAATCTCAAGAGCTTTGATTGAAATTGATCCGGAAGCAAGAGCAGTATTGAAGCAAGCAGGCTTTCTGACTCGTGACCCACGTGAGGTGGAGCGTAAAAAACCAGGACAGCCAAAAGCAAGAAAGCGTTTCCAGTTCTCAAAACGTTAA
- the atpG gene encoding ATP synthase F1 subunit gamma, with amino-acid sequence MASLKEIRTRISSVKTTRQVTSAMKMVSAAKLKKAQNAILQIRPYADKLHEILSSLSGSLENSEESVFTQQRSPEKVLIVLISSNRGLCGAFNSSIAKTAYELASSKYAKQFKSGQLDFFTVGKQGQKYLKSRKIPVSDQADEIFDALTYDTCSDLATILMNDFVSGKYDRIELVYNQFKNAAVQICTKEQFLPVEISEEDDMSATNSHFIYEPSKEQIVEELIPKSLKVQIFKALLDSNAAEHGARMTAMHKATDNATDLIHDLTLTFNKARQAAITNAILEVTNGAEALNG; translated from the coding sequence ATGGCCAGTTTAAAAGAAATACGCACACGAATTTCATCCGTTAAAACCACACGGCAGGTAACCAGTGCCATGAAAATGGTGTCGGCGGCAAAACTGAAAAAAGCGCAGAATGCCATATTGCAAATAAGACCGTATGCAGACAAGCTTCATGAAATACTTTCGTCGCTTAGTGGAAGTCTAGAAAACAGCGAAGAATCGGTTTTTACGCAACAGCGTTCGCCTGAGAAAGTTCTAATAGTGCTGATTAGCTCAAACCGGGGATTATGTGGTGCCTTTAACTCAAGCATTGCAAAAACTGCTTATGAGTTAGCTTCAAGTAAATATGCCAAGCAATTTAAATCAGGCCAATTGGATTTCTTTACTGTCGGAAAACAAGGGCAAAAATACCTCAAGTCACGAAAGATTCCGGTTAGTGATCAAGCCGACGAAATTTTCGACGCACTCACCTATGATACTTGTTCTGATCTGGCGACTATATTAATGAACGACTTCGTCTCCGGAAAATACGATCGAATTGAATTAGTGTATAATCAGTTTAAGAATGCGGCTGTTCAAATCTGCACCAAGGAGCAGTTCCTACCGGTTGAAATCTCGGAGGAGGACGACATGTCTGCAACAAACAGTCATTTCATTTATGAGCCATCTAAGGAGCAGATCGTTGAAGAATTAATACCAAAATCGTTGAAGGTTCAAATTTTCAAGGCACTGTTGGATTCGAATGCTGCTGAACATGGAGCTCGAATGACCGCTATGCACAAAGCAACGGACAACGCTACCGATTTGATTCACGACCTAACGCTGACATTCAACAAAGCCCGTCAGGCTGCCATTACCAATGCTATTTTAGAGGTAACAAATGGCGCTGAAGCCTTGAATGGTTAA
- the rplM gene encoding 50S ribosomal protein L13 yields MDTLSYKTVSANSATANKEWVVVDAADMIVGRLASAVAKILRGKHKPNFTPHADCGDNVIVINAEKVRFSGKKMTDKIYLRHTGYPGGQRSQNPTDVFAKYPERIVESAVRGMLPKNRLGRKVFGNMKVYAGAEHKQEAQNPKVIDLKKIKL; encoded by the coding sequence GTGGATACTTTATCTTACAAGACCGTTTCGGCCAACAGTGCCACGGCAAATAAGGAATGGGTTGTTGTTGATGCAGCAGATATGATCGTTGGTCGTTTGGCCAGTGCTGTTGCCAAAATCCTTAGAGGAAAACATAAACCTAACTTTACACCTCACGCAGATTGTGGGGATAATGTAATTGTGATCAATGCAGAGAAAGTTCGTTTCTCAGGTAAAAAAATGACCGACAAGATTTACTTGCGTCATACCGGATACCCAGGTGGACAGCGTTCACAGAATCCGACAGACGTATTTGCTAAATATCCAGAGCGTATTGTTGAGTCAGCTGTTAGAGGTATGCTTCCAAAAAACCGTTTAGGACGTAAGGTTTTTGGAAACATGAAAGTGTATGCTGGTGCTGAGCACAAGCAAGAAGCTCAAAACCCAAAAGTAATTGATTTAAAAAAGATTAAATTGTAA
- the rpsB gene encoding 30S ribosomal protein S2 — protein MPRTNFQELLDAGVHFGHLKRKWNPNMAPYIFMEKNGIHIIDLQKTVVKIDEAAAALKQIAKSGRKILFVATKKQAKDIVADAVSAVNMPYVVERWPGGMLTNFPTIRKAVKKMISIDKMTKDSSWDNLSKREKLQITRQRAKLEKILGSIADLTRLPAALFVVDVMKEKIAVREAQKLGIPVFAMVDTNSNPEGLDFIIPSNDDASQSVRLIVRLMCDAVAEGLNERKVERENDNADEKPKKARSKKSAAKADVKAEKVDLESKDTDKE, from the coding sequence ATGCCAAGAACAAATTTTCAAGAATTATTGGATGCAGGTGTACACTTTGGTCACCTGAAAAGAAAGTGGAATCCAAACATGGCTCCATACATTTTCATGGAGAAGAATGGAATCCACATCATCGATCTACAAAAGACAGTAGTAAAAATCGATGAGGCAGCTGCCGCCTTGAAACAAATTGCCAAATCGGGTCGCAAAATACTATTCGTAGCAACGAAGAAACAAGCGAAAGACATCGTTGCTGATGCTGTAAGTGCTGTAAATATGCCTTACGTAGTTGAGCGTTGGCCAGGAGGTATGCTAACAAATTTCCCAACGATCCGCAAAGCGGTGAAAAAAATGATCTCCATCGATAAGATGACGAAAGATAGTAGTTGGGATAACTTGTCAAAACGCGAAAAGTTGCAAATTACACGTCAACGTGCCAAATTGGAAAAAATCTTAGGTAGTATTGCTGACCTGACTCGTCTTCCTGCGGCGCTTTTTGTAGTTGATGTGATGAAAGAGAAAATCGCAGTACGCGAAGCTCAAAAACTGGGAATTCCTGTATTTGCGATGGTTGATACAAACTCAAATCCAGAAGGACTTGACTTTATCATTCCTTCGAATGATGATGCTTCTCAGTCAGTTCGCCTAATTGTTCGATTAATGTGCGATGCTGTTGCAGAAGGATTGAATGAGCGTAAAGTTGAGCGTGAAAATGATAACGCTGACGAAAAACCTAAAAAAGCGAGAAGTAAAAAATCGGCTGCTAAAGCTGATGTAAAAGCTGAAAAGGTTGACCTTGAAAGTAAAGATACAGACAAAGAATAA
- the atpA gene encoding F0F1 ATP synthase subunit alpha, whose protein sequence is MADIRPAEVSAILKQQLEGFQSEAELEEVGTVLQVGDGIARIYGLSNVEANEMIEFEDGVKGIVLNLEEDNVGAVLLGSSSNIKEGDTVKRLQRIASINVGEGLLGRVVNTIGEAIDGKGAIQGETFELPLERKAPGVIYRQPVTQPLQTGIKAIDAMIPIGRGQRELIIGDRQTGKTAVAIDTIINQRENFEEGNPVYCIYVAIGQKGSTVANIAATLEKYGAMDYTVIVSSTASDPAALQYYAPYAGATIGEYFRDTGRDALIIFDDLSKQAVSYREVSLLLRRPPGREAYPGDVFYLHSRLLERAAKIINSDKIAAQMNDLPECLKDKVKGGGSLTALPIIETQASDVSAYIPTNVISITDGQIFLESNLFNSGVRPAINVGISVSRVGGNAQVKAMKKIAGTLKLDQAQFRELEAFSKFGSDLDAATMRVLDKGSKNVEILKQGQYTPIKIEHQIAIIYCGTKELLRNVPVIKVKEFEKEFIELLEMQYRSTLDELRKGTLNDEITGVLEKVAKEVAERFK, encoded by the coding sequence ATGGCTGATATTAGACCCGCAGAAGTATCCGCAATTTTAAAACAACAGCTCGAAGGCTTTCAATCGGAGGCCGAACTGGAAGAAGTAGGAACAGTACTCCAGGTAGGCGATGGTATTGCCCGCATTTATGGGCTATCAAACGTCGAAGCAAACGAAATGATTGAGTTTGAAGACGGCGTGAAAGGAATTGTTTTAAACCTTGAAGAGGACAATGTTGGAGCAGTACTTTTGGGTTCTTCATCAAACATTAAAGAAGGCGACACAGTAAAGCGACTACAGCGTATCGCCTCGATTAATGTAGGCGAAGGACTTTTAGGTCGCGTAGTTAACACCATTGGTGAAGCAATTGACGGTAAAGGAGCTATTCAGGGTGAAACATTTGAACTTCCGCTCGAGAGAAAAGCACCAGGTGTTATTTATCGCCAACCAGTAACCCAGCCATTGCAAACAGGTATTAAAGCGATTGATGCCATGATCCCTATTGGTCGAGGACAACGTGAGTTGATCATTGGGGACAGACAGACTGGAAAAACAGCTGTTGCCATCGACACGATCATCAATCAACGCGAAAATTTTGAAGAAGGTAACCCGGTCTATTGTATTTACGTTGCTATTGGTCAAAAAGGATCAACAGTTGCAAATATAGCGGCCACGCTGGAAAAATATGGAGCCATGGACTATACGGTTATCGTATCGTCAACAGCTTCAGATCCGGCAGCACTGCAGTATTACGCACCTTATGCCGGCGCTACAATTGGCGAATATTTCCGTGATACCGGCCGCGACGCTTTGATTATCTTCGATGACCTGTCGAAGCAAGCCGTGTCTTATCGTGAAGTGTCACTACTACTCCGTCGTCCGCCAGGTCGTGAGGCCTATCCTGGAGACGTGTTTTACCTTCATTCTCGCTTACTGGAACGTGCTGCAAAAATCATCAATTCGGATAAAATTGCGGCTCAAATGAATGATCTCCCCGAATGCTTAAAAGATAAAGTTAAAGGAGGAGGCTCTTTAACCGCTTTGCCAATCATTGAAACCCAAGCAAGTGACGTTTCAGCCTATATTCCAACCAACGTAATCTCGATTACTGATGGACAGATCTTTCTGGAATCTAACTTGTTTAACTCAGGAGTTCGTCCGGCAATTAACGTGGGTATCTCCGTATCGCGTGTGGGTGGTAACGCTCAGGTAAAAGCAATGAAGAAAATCGCCGGAACATTAAAACTTGACCAGGCACAGTTCCGTGAATTGGAAGCCTTCTCAAAGTTTGGATCTGATCTTGATGCAGCAACCATGCGTGTGTTAGATAAAGGGAGCAAGAACGTCGAAATTCTGAAACAGGGACAGTATACTCCTATTAAAATCGAGCACCAAATTGCTATAATATACTGTGGTACAAAGGAATTACTGCGAAACGTACCGGTTATTAAAGTAAAGGAATTTGAGAAGGAGTTCATTGAATTATTAGAAATGCAATATCGTTCGACACTGGACGAGTTGCGAAAAGGTACCTTGAACGACGAAATCACCGGAGTGTTGGAGAAAGTTGCAAAGGAAGTTGCAGAACGCTTCAAATAG
- a CDS encoding F0F1 ATP synthase subunit B, whose translation MGFVTPDYGTLFWMLIIFGIVLFILKKFAWKPILSALKDRENSIANALSSADRAREEVKDLKADHEKIIAEARREKDIILKEAKEVKDELLAEAKEQAASEGQKIVEAARQKIETEKTAAISEMKKQIVDLSVLVAEKIIQKELKNKDTQEGMVEDLLKDLKLK comes from the coding sequence ATGGGATTTGTTACTCCGGATTACGGAACCCTATTTTGGATGCTCATTATTTTCGGAATTGTATTATTCATTCTGAAAAAATTTGCCTGGAAGCCGATTCTTAGTGCTTTAAAAGATCGGGAGAACTCGATAGCCAATGCACTCTCGTCTGCTGATAGGGCACGTGAAGAAGTGAAAGACTTGAAAGCTGATCACGAAAAAATTATTGCTGAAGCAAGACGAGAGAAAGATATTATCCTGAAAGAAGCGAAGGAAGTAAAAGATGAATTATTAGCCGAAGCAAAAGAGCAGGCCGCCAGCGAAGGACAAAAAATAGTTGAAGCTGCCCGGCAAAAGATTGAGACAGAAAAGACAGCCGCAATTAGCGAAATGAAAAAGCAAATCGTTGATTTATCAGTTTTAGTTGCAGAGAAAATAATTCAAAAGGAATTAAAAAATAAGGATACTCAAGAAGGCATGGTTGAAGATCTTCTGAAAGATCTGAAATTGAAGTAA